DNA sequence from the Janibacter sp. CX7 genome:
CGACGCGGGGATGGCGGCGACCTACCCCGACGAGGTCTTCCACGACGCGCGCTGAGCGCACTATCTGGGCAAAACCCTAGGGTTCTGTGCAGTTGGTGCGCTCAACGCACGATGACGGTCGACCCGACCGGCATGAGGTCCTCGCTCCAGATGAGGTCCATCGCCGCATTGCTCACCCGCGCGCACCCGTGCGAGGCGGGGTAGCCGGGGATCGACGCGGCACCGTGGACGGCATAGCCGCCGTAGAAGTAGCGCGGGCTGTAGAGCGTGCCGAGCGGCGCGACCTCGTTGCCGCGGTGCGTGCGGCCGACGGTGAAGGTCCCCGTCGGCGTCACCGCGACCGCCGGTCGTCCGTGCGACATGTAGGTCTCTCCCGAGGCGGTGCTCGTGTTGATGACGTAGCGGATCGAGCCGCCGCGCACGACGAGCAGCACCTGCCGCTCGAGGTCGATCTCGATGCGGTCGGCCGCCCCCTTCGGCAGCGGCGGCAGGGTGCCGGAGGCCAGGGCGTCGAGGGTCTTGCGGCCGGCGATACCGTCGCGCCCCAGACCGGCGGACTTCTGCAGCGCGAGGACGGCCTGCTCGGTGAGGTGCCCGTAGGTGCCGTCGGCGCGGCCGTTCCAGTAGCCGGCCTCGGTGAGGTCGCGCTGCAGCCGGCGCACCTGCGGTCCGCGGTCCCCCGGACGAAGGGGGTCGCTCGCGTCCCCCTTCGCCCCTGCCGTGCTCGTGGGCGACGTGCTCGACGGCGCGCTCGTCGTGGACGTGCTCGACGAGGTGGTGCTCGGCGACGTCGTACTC
Encoded proteins:
- a CDS encoding L,D-transpeptidase family protein, translating into MTHARAALVALLAGATLAGCGTQVAQQPITVTAPVDRPTSSSSTTSPSTTSSSTSTTSAPSSTSPTSTAGAKGDASDPLRPGDRGPQVRRLQRDLTEAGYWNGRADGTYGHLTEQAVLALQKSAGLGRDGIAGRKTLDALASGTLPPLPKGAADRIEIDLERQVLLVVRGGSIRYVINTSTASGETYMSHGRPAVAVTPTGTFTVGRTHRGNEVAPLGTLYSPRYFYGGYAVHGAASIPGYPASHGCARVSNAAMDLIWSEDLMPVGSTVIVR